One region of Vibrio pelagius genomic DNA includes:
- the ubiU gene encoding ubiquinone anaerobic biosynthesis protein UbiU, whose product MELLCPAGNLPALKTAIDCGADAVYIGFKDDTNARHFAGLNFSGKKLDRAVEYVHDRKKKIHIALNTFAHPNGFERWTNAVDQAAALGVDALIVADIAVLEYAANKYPHMELHLSVQASATNAAAIDFYHKNFNVKRVVLPRVLSIHQVKQLSRNISSDVDLEVFAFGSLCIMAEGRCYLSSYMTGESPNTVGACSPAKYVRWQETETGLESRLNEILIDKYAQGENAGYPTLCKGRFEAEIEGERKRYHALEEPTSLNTLSMLPELFAANVASVKIEGRQRSPAYVEQVTRTWRAAIDRYQANPEAYQVEAAWNAALANVSEGTQTTLGAYHRKWQ is encoded by the coding sequence ATGGAACTCTTATGCCCAGCAGGAAACTTACCTGCTTTGAAAACAGCCATTGACTGTGGTGCGGATGCTGTCTACATCGGATTCAAAGACGATACCAACGCACGTCACTTTGCTGGCTTGAACTTCTCTGGCAAAAAGCTAGATCGTGCCGTTGAATACGTCCACGACCGCAAGAAAAAAATTCATATCGCACTCAACACATTCGCTCACCCTAATGGCTTTGAACGCTGGACCAATGCTGTTGACCAAGCCGCTGCGCTAGGTGTGGATGCGCTGATCGTCGCAGATATTGCTGTTCTTGAATACGCAGCGAATAAATACCCGCATATGGAGTTACATCTATCAGTACAAGCGTCAGCGACCAACGCTGCAGCGATTGATTTCTACCACAAAAACTTCAACGTCAAGCGAGTGGTACTGCCACGCGTGCTCTCTATTCACCAAGTAAAACAGCTCTCTCGCAATATCTCTTCAGATGTTGACCTCGAAGTGTTTGCCTTCGGTAGTCTGTGCATCATGGCAGAGGGGCGCTGCTACCTTTCGTCTTACATGACAGGGGAATCCCCAAATACCGTAGGCGCTTGCTCTCCAGCAAAATACGTTCGCTGGCAAGAGACCGAAACCGGGCTTGAGTCCCGCCTTAATGAAATCTTGATCGATAAGTATGCGCAAGGTGAAAACGCTGGCTACCCGACTCTGTGTAAGGGTCGCTTTGAAGCTGAAATTGAAGGCGAACGTAAACGTTATCACGCACTGGAAGAGCCAACTAGCCTCAACACCTTATCGATGCTGCCAGAGCTATTTGCCGCCAACGTAGCGTCAGTCAAAATTGAAGGCCGTCAACGTAGCCCTGCTTACGTAGAACAAGTGACTCGTACTTGGCGTGCTGCCATTGATCGTTACCAAGCAAACCCAGAAGCTTACCAAGTTGAAGCCGCTTGGAACGCTGCTCTAGCGAACGTATCTGAAGGTACACAAACCACGCTTGGTGCTTACCACCGTAAATGGCAATAG